Proteins from one Enterobacter bugandensis genomic window:
- the purM gene encoding phosphoribosylformylglycinamidine cyclo-ligase, whose amino-acid sequence MTNKTSLSYKDAGVDIDAGNALVDRIKGVVKKTRRPEVMGGLGGFGALCALPQKYREPVLVSGTDGVGTKLRLAMDLKRHDTIGIDLVAMCVNDLVVQGAEPLFFLDYYATGKLDVDTAASVINGIAEGCLQSGCALVGGETAEMPGMYHGEDYDVAGFCVGVVEKSEIIDGSKVADGDVLIALASSGPHSNGYSLVRKILEVSGCDPLTTELDGKPLADHLLAPTRIYVKNVLELIENVDVHAIAHLTGGGFWENIPRVLPDNTQAVIDESSWQWPAVFNWLQNAGNVSSHEMYRTFNCGVGMVIALPASEADKAVKLLTEKGENAWKIGTIKASDSEQRVVIE is encoded by the coding sequence GTGACCAACAAAACTTCTCTCAGCTACAAAGATGCCGGTGTTGATATTGACGCAGGTAATGCGCTGGTTGACCGAATCAAAGGTGTGGTGAAGAAAACCCGCCGCCCGGAAGTGATGGGTGGTCTGGGTGGATTCGGCGCACTGTGCGCGCTGCCGCAAAAATATCGTGAACCTGTTCTGGTCTCGGGTACTGACGGCGTAGGCACCAAGCTGCGCCTGGCGATGGATTTAAAACGTCACGACACGATCGGTATCGATCTGGTTGCGATGTGTGTGAACGACCTGGTGGTTCAGGGCGCAGAGCCGCTGTTCTTCCTCGATTACTACGCGACCGGCAAACTGGATGTGGATACCGCAGCCAGCGTCATTAACGGTATCGCCGAAGGCTGTCTGCAGTCCGGCTGTGCGCTGGTGGGCGGTGAAACCGCTGAAATGCCGGGCATGTACCACGGCGAAGATTATGACGTCGCGGGCTTCTGCGTCGGCGTAGTAGAAAAATCAGAAATTATCGACGGCAGCAAAGTGGCCGATGGCGATGTGCTGATCGCGCTGGCCTCCAGCGGCCCGCACTCTAACGGCTACTCTCTGGTGCGTAAAATCCTCGAAGTAAGCGGCTGCGATCCGCTGACCACCGAGCTGGACGGTAAACCGCTGGCCGACCACCTGCTGGCCCCAACCCGCATCTACGTGAAAAACGTGCTGGAGCTTATCGAGAACGTTGACGTTCACGCTATTGCTCACCTGACCGGCGGCGGCTTCTGGGAAAACATCCCGCGCGTGCTGCCGGACAACACCCAGGCGGTGATCGACGAATCCTCATGGCAGTGGCCAGCCGTCTTTAACTGGCTGCAGAATGCAGGCAACGTGAGCTCTCACGAAATGTACCGCACCTTTAACTGCGGCGTGGGCATGGTTATCGCCCTGCCGGCAAGCGAAGCGGATAAAGCGGTTAAGCTGCTGACCGAGAAAGGTGAAAACGCGTGGAAAATCGGTACGATTAAAGCCTCCGATTCCGAACAGCGTGTGGTCATTGAATGA
- the purN gene encoding phosphoribosylglycinamide formyltransferase has translation MKNIVVLISGNGSNLQAIIDACKQKKINGTIRAVFSNKADAFGLERAREANIPAHALEASQFAGREAFDRELVQEIDAYAPDLVVLAGYMRILSPAFVEHYAGRLLNIHPSLLPKYPGLHTHRQVLENGDEEHGTSVHFVTDELDGGPVILQAKVPVFDGDNEDDVTERVQTQEHAIYPLVVSWFVDGRLEMRDGAAWLDGVKLPPQGYAAEE, from the coding sequence ATGAAAAACATCGTGGTGCTTATTTCCGGCAACGGAAGCAATTTGCAGGCCATCATAGACGCCTGCAAACAGAAGAAAATCAATGGCACCATTCGGGCAGTTTTCAGCAACAAGGCCGACGCGTTCGGCCTTGAGCGCGCGCGGGAAGCGAACATTCCCGCTCACGCGCTGGAAGCCAGCCAGTTCGCCGGACGTGAAGCCTTTGACCGCGAGCTGGTGCAGGAGATTGACGCCTACGCGCCCGACCTTGTGGTGCTGGCGGGCTATATGCGTATTCTGAGCCCGGCCTTCGTCGAACACTACGCCGGTCGACTGCTGAATATTCACCCTTCCCTGCTGCCAAAATATCCCGGCCTGCATACCCATCGTCAGGTGCTGGAAAACGGTGACGAGGAGCACGGTACCTCCGTCCATTTCGTGACCGACGAGCTGGACGGTGGCCCGGTGATCCTGCAGGCGAAAGTCCCGGTCTTTGACGGCGACAACGAAGACGACGTGACCGAACGCGTGCAGACGCAGGAGCACGCCATTTACCCGCTGGTGGTAAGCTGGTTTGTCGACGGGCGTCTGGAGATGCGCGACGGCGCAGCCTGGCTGGACGGCGTGAAGTTGCCCCCGCAGGGTTATGCGGCCGAAGAGTAG
- the ppk1 gene encoding polyphosphate kinase 1, which translates to MGQEKLYIEKELSWLAFNERVLQEAADKSNPLIERMRFLGIYSNNLDEFYKVRFAELKRRIIISEEQGLNSHSRHLLGKIQSRVLKADQEFDGLYNELLLEMARNQIFLINERQLSVNQQNWLRHYFKQYLRQHITPILINRETDLVQFLKDDYTYLAVEIIRGESIRYALLEIPSDKVPRFVNLPPETPRRRKPMILLDNILRYCLDDIFKGFFDYDALNAYSMKMTRDAEYDLVHEMEASLMELMSSSLKQRLTAEPVRFVYQRDMPDAMVEMLREKLTISRYDSIVPGGRYHNFKDFIGFPNVGKANLVNKPLPRLRHIWFDKFRNGFDAIRERDVLLYYPYHTFEHVLELLRQASFDPNVLAIKINIYRVAKDSRIIDAMIHAAHNGKKVTVVVELQARFDEEANIHWARRLTEAGVHVIFSAPGLKIHAKLFLISRKEGDDVVRYAHIGTGNFNEKTARIYTDYSLLTADARITNEVRRVFNFIENPYRPVSFDYLLVSPQNSRRLLYDMIDKEIANAQKGLSSGITLKLNNLVDKGLVDRLYAASSSGVPVNLLIRGMCSLIPELEGISDNIRVISIVDRYLEHDRVYIFDNAGDKQVYLSSADWMTRNIDYRIEVATPLLDPRLKQRILDIIEILFSDTVKARYIDKELSNRYVPRGNRRKVRSQLAIYDYIKSLEQPD; encoded by the coding sequence ATGGGTCAGGAAAAGTTATATATCGAGAAAGAGCTAAGCTGGTTAGCATTTAACGAACGTGTACTCCAGGAAGCGGCAGACAAAAGTAACCCGCTGATCGAACGCATGCGTTTTTTAGGCATTTATTCCAACAACCTGGATGAGTTCTACAAGGTTCGCTTTGCCGAGCTGAAAAGACGCATCATCATCAGCGAAGAACAGGGCTTAAACTCGCACTCGCGGCATCTGCTGGGCAAAATCCAGTCCCGCGTGCTGAAAGCCGATCAGGAATTTGACGGCCTGTATAACGAACTGCTGCTGGAGATGGCGCGCAATCAAATCTTCCTGATTAACGAACGTCAGCTTTCCGTTAACCAACAAAACTGGCTGCGCCACTACTTTAAACAGTACCTGCGCCAGCACATTACCCCGATTCTCATCAACCGCGAAACCGATCTGGTGCAATTCCTGAAGGATGACTACACCTACCTGGCGGTGGAAATTATTCGCGGTGAATCCATCCGTTATGCCCTGCTGGAGATCCCGTCCGACAAGGTGCCGCGCTTCGTGAACCTGCCGCCGGAAACCCCGCGCAGACGCAAGCCGATGATCCTGCTGGATAACATCCTGCGCTACTGTCTGGACGACATTTTCAAAGGCTTCTTCGATTACGATGCGTTAAACGCCTACTCGATGAAGATGACCCGTGACGCCGAATATGACCTGGTGCACGAGATGGAGGCCAGCCTGATGGAGCTGATGTCCTCCAGCCTGAAACAGCGCCTGACGGCTGAGCCGGTGCGCTTTGTCTATCAGCGCGACATGCCGGACGCCATGGTGGAGATGCTGCGTGAGAAGCTGACCATTTCGCGCTATGACTCCATTGTGCCGGGGGGCCGTTACCACAACTTTAAAGACTTCATTGGCTTCCCGAACGTTGGCAAAGCCAATCTGGTGAACAAACCGCTGCCGCGCCTGCGTCATATCTGGTTCGATAAGTTCCGCAACGGATTCGACGCTATCCGCGAGCGCGACGTGCTGCTCTACTACCCGTACCACACCTTTGAACACGTGCTGGAGCTGCTGCGTCAGGCCTCGTTCGACCCGAACGTGCTGGCGATCAAAATCAACATCTACCGCGTGGCAAAAGATTCCCGCATCATCGACGCGATGATCCACGCGGCACACAACGGCAAAAAAGTCACCGTGGTGGTTGAGCTGCAGGCGCGCTTCGACGAAGAGGCGAACATTCACTGGGCGCGCCGCCTGACGGAAGCGGGCGTGCACGTGATCTTCTCCGCGCCGGGTCTGAAAATTCACGCCAAACTGTTTCTGATCTCGCGTAAAGAGGGTGATGACGTGGTGCGCTATGCCCACATCGGCACCGGGAACTTTAACGAAAAAACTGCGCGGATTTATACCGACTACTCGCTCTTAACCGCTGACGCCCGCATTACCAACGAAGTGCGCCGGGTCTTTAACTTTATCGAAAACCCGTACCGCCCGGTGAGCTTCGACTATCTGCTGGTCTCACCGCAGAACTCGCGCCGCCTGCTGTACGATATGATCGATAAAGAGATCGCCAATGCCCAGAAAGGCTTGTCGTCCGGCATCACGCTGAAGCTTAACAACCTGGTCGATAAAGGGCTGGTGGACAGGCTGTATGCGGCGTCCAGCTCCGGCGTGCCGGTTAACCTGCTGATCCGCGGCATGTGCTCGCTTATTCCGGAACTGGAAGGCATCAGCGACAATATTCGCGTTATCAGCATCGTTGACCGCTACCTGGAGCACGATAGGGTCTATATTTTCGATAATGCGGGCGATAAGCAGGTCTATCTCTCTTCGGCAGACTGGATGACGCGCAATATTGACTATCGAATTGAAGTCGCGACGCCGCTGCTGGATCCGCGTCTGAAACAGCGTATCCTCGACATTATCGAGATCCTGTTCAGCGATACGGTGAAGGCGCGCTATATCGACAAAGAACTCAGTAACCGCTACGTACCGCGCGGCAACCGCCGTAAAGTGCGGTCACAGCTGGCGATTTACGACTATATCAAATCACTCGAGCAACCCGATTAA
- the ppx gene encoding exopolyphosphatase, producing the protein MPINDKTPRPQEYAAVDLGSNSFHMVIAREVDGALQIIGRLKQRVHLADGLDERSMLSEEAMERGLNCLSLFAERLQGFSPSSVCIVGTHTLRQALNAPEFLKRAEKVIPYPIEIISGNEEARLIFMGVEHTQPEKGRKLVIDIGGGSTELVIGEDFEPRLVESRRMGCVSFAQMYFPGGTITRENFQRAKMAAIQKLENLAWQYRIQGWNVALGASGTIKAAHEVLLAMGEKDGFITPERLTLLTEEVLKHKSFDALSLPGLSDERKAVFVPGLAILCGVFDALAIKELRLSDGALREGVLYEMEGRFRHQDIRSRTAQSLANQYNIDREQAKRVLETTVQMYEQWQEQNPKLAHPQLAALLKWAAMLHEVGLNINHSGMHRHSAYILQNSDLPGFNQEQQTMMATLVRYHRKAIKLDDLPRFTLFKKKQFLPLIQLLRLGVLLNNQRQATTTPPTLKLKTDDHHWTLSFPHDWFSQNALVLLDLEKEQQYWEAVTGWMLKIEEDSADVAA; encoded by the coding sequence ATGCCGATAAATGATAAGACCCCACGCCCGCAGGAATACGCCGCGGTCGATCTTGGCTCTAACAGTTTTCACATGGTCATCGCCCGTGAGGTGGATGGCGCGCTGCAGATCATCGGTCGTCTGAAGCAGCGCGTACACCTGGCGGATGGGCTTGATGAGCGCAGCATGCTCAGCGAAGAGGCGATGGAGCGCGGTTTAAACTGCCTGTCGCTGTTTGCCGAACGCCTGCAGGGCTTCTCGCCCTCCAGCGTTTGCATCGTGGGCACCCACACGCTGCGCCAGGCGCTGAACGCGCCGGAGTTCCTCAAGCGGGCCGAAAAAGTGATCCCCTACCCGATTGAGATCATCTCCGGAAACGAGGAGGCGCGTCTGATTTTCATGGGCGTTGAACATACCCAGCCGGAAAAAGGGCGCAAGCTGGTGATCGACATCGGCGGTGGTTCTACGGAGCTGGTGATCGGCGAAGACTTTGAGCCGCGCCTGGTGGAGAGCCGTCGCATGGGCTGCGTCAGCTTCGCGCAGATGTACTTCCCCGGCGGCACCATTACCCGTGAAAACTTCCAGCGGGCGAAAATGGCTGCGATCCAGAAGCTGGAGAATCTGGCCTGGCAGTACCGCATTCAGGGCTGGAACGTGGCGCTGGGCGCGTCGGGCACCATCAAGGCGGCGCATGAAGTGCTGCTGGCGATGGGTGAAAAAGACGGTTTTATCACGCCTGAACGCCTGACCCTGCTGACCGAAGAAGTGCTGAAGCATAAAAGTTTTGACGCCCTAAGCCTGCCGGGGCTTTCCGACGAGCGTAAGGCAGTCTTCGTGCCGGGCCTGGCTATTCTCTGCGGCGTGTTTGACGCCCTGGCGATTAAAGAGCTGCGCCTTTCCGACGGCGCGCTGCGTGAGGGGGTGCTGTATGAGATGGAGGGCCGCTTCCGCCATCAGGACATTCGCAGCCGCACCGCGCAGAGCCTGGCCAACCAGTACAACATCGACCGCGAGCAGGCGAAGCGCGTCCTGGAAACCACGGTGCAGATGTACGAGCAGTGGCAGGAGCAGAACCCCAAGCTGGCGCACCCGCAGCTTGCCGCGCTGCTGAAATGGGCCGCGATGCTGCACGAGGTAGGGCTGAACATCAACCACAGCGGGATGCACCGCCATTCAGCGTATATTCTGCAAAACAGCGATCTGCCCGGCTTCAATCAGGAGCAGCAAACCATGATGGCGACCCTGGTGCGCTATCACCGTAAAGCCATCAAGCTCGACGATCTGCCGCGCTTCACGCTGTTTAAGAAAAAGCAGTTCCTGCCGCTTATTCAGCTGCTGCGCCTGGGCGTGCTGCTGAACAATCAGCGTCAGGCCACCACCACACCGCCGACGCTGAAGCTGAAAACCGACGATCACCACTGGACGCTGAGCTTCCCGCACGACTGGTTCAGCCAGAACGCGCTGGTCCTGCTGGACCTGGAAAAAGAGCAGCAGTACTGGGAAGCGGTCACCGGCTGGATGCTCAAAATCGAGGAAGATAGCGCCGACGTCGCCGCGTAA
- a CDS encoding EAL domain-containing protein translates to MNIFAFLKKNQHRWWVLPLILPVVLLPVLSVANTFTHLGDGIAALYYLPLSFLLSLMMFFGLEALPGIVLSLFIRYYPSVGMFETVAGVLHFIVPIVLSWGGYRVFAPRRNMTAYGDVRLMAQRIFWQAFCPATLFLLLFQFAVYLGVYESRQSLAGLNPLNIRTLINYQALLVSGLTGVPLSYLLIRLIRHPRYLKSLISQIRTQIDKKVTRAEFLIWAIALAGLLSLLLLPMNENSSIFTTNYTLSLLMPVMLWGAMRFGYKLISLIWIPILLVSIHYFYRYIPVNQGYDIQLAITSSSYLVFSFVVIYMSMLATRQRAVNKRSRRLALLDPVLHMPNLRALSRDLAKNPWSALCLLRVPELEILGRNYGVLLRIQYKQQLAQWVNGTLQPNEQVYHLTGCDMAVRLNAESHQQRIETLDEHIKQFRFVWDGMPLQPQVGVSYCYVRSPVNHLYLVLGELGVVADLSLSSNHPENLQQRGAVHLQRSLKDKVVVMSRLQRALDNNAFTLLVQPVRGLRGDRYHEVLLRMTDANGLLISPEQFLPIAQEFGLSSRVDLWVLEHTLRFLAAHRERLPGQRFAINLAPSTVCRVQFPLEVSRLLAKYAIEPWQLIFEVTECSTFCNAEQGLHILRQLQKMGVRIAIDDFGTGYASYARLKSVDADILKIDGDFIRNIVNNSLDYQIVASICHLARMKKMLVVAEYVETEEIRSAVHALGIDYVQGYLIGRPAPLESLLEAEASTADA, encoded by the coding sequence ATGAACATTTTTGCTTTCCTGAAAAAGAATCAACACCGCTGGTGGGTATTGCCGCTTATTTTACCGGTGGTTTTACTTCCCGTACTGAGCGTGGCGAATACGTTCACGCACCTGGGCGACGGGATAGCGGCACTTTATTATTTACCGCTCTCGTTTTTGCTTTCGCTGATGATGTTTTTTGGTCTGGAAGCCCTTCCCGGGATCGTGTTGTCGCTGTTTATCCGCTATTACCCGTCGGTCGGGATGTTTGAAACCGTCGCCGGCGTGCTCCATTTTATTGTCCCTATAGTGCTTAGCTGGGGCGGCTACCGGGTGTTTGCGCCCAGACGCAATATGACGGCGTATGGCGACGTACGGTTGATGGCGCAGCGCATCTTCTGGCAGGCCTTCTGCCCCGCGACGCTGTTTCTGCTGTTGTTCCAGTTTGCGGTGTATCTGGGCGTGTATGAGAGTCGCCAGAGCCTGGCAGGGCTTAACCCCCTCAACATTCGCACGCTGATCAACTATCAGGCCTTGCTGGTCAGCGGTCTGACGGGCGTGCCGTTAAGTTATCTGCTGATCCGTCTGATTCGTCATCCGCGCTATCTCAAAAGCCTCATCTCGCAGATCCGTACCCAGATAGACAAAAAGGTGACGCGCGCTGAGTTTCTGATTTGGGCCATTGCGCTTGCCGGGCTGCTTTCGCTCCTGCTGCTGCCGATGAATGAAAACAGTTCGATTTTCACCACTAACTACACCCTGTCGCTGCTGATGCCGGTGATGCTCTGGGGGGCGATGCGCTTTGGCTATAAGCTGATTTCGCTTATCTGGATCCCGATACTGCTGGTGTCTATTCACTATTTTTACCGCTATATCCCCGTGAACCAGGGGTACGACATTCAGCTGGCAATCACCTCTTCCAGCTATCTGGTCTTCTCGTTTGTGGTGATTTACATGTCGATGCTGGCGACCCGGCAGCGGGCGGTGAACAAACGCTCCCGCAGGCTGGCGCTGCTCGACCCGGTTCTGCATATGCCTAACCTGCGGGCGCTTTCGCGAGATCTGGCAAAAAACCCGTGGTCGGCGCTCTGTTTACTCCGCGTTCCGGAGCTTGAAATTCTGGGCCGTAACTATGGCGTGTTACTGCGCATTCAGTACAAACAGCAGCTGGCGCAATGGGTTAACGGCACGCTCCAGCCCAATGAGCAGGTCTATCACCTGACGGGCTGTGACATGGCGGTTCGCCTAAATGCCGAATCGCACCAGCAGCGGATTGAAACCCTGGACGAGCACATCAAGCAGTTCCGCTTTGTCTGGGACGGCATGCCGCTGCAGCCGCAGGTGGGGGTGAGCTACTGCTATGTGCGTTCGCCGGTTAACCACCTCTATCTGGTGCTGGGTGAGCTGGGGGTGGTGGCCGATCTGTCGCTCTCCTCTAACCACCCGGAAAATCTTCAGCAGCGCGGCGCCGTCCATCTGCAGCGCAGCCTGAAGGATAAAGTCGTGGTGATGAGTCGCCTGCAGCGTGCGCTGGATAACAACGCATTCACGCTGCTCGTTCAGCCCGTACGCGGCCTGCGTGGCGATAGGTATCATGAGGTCTTGCTGCGGATGACTGATGCAAACGGGCTGTTGATCTCCCCTGAACAATTCCTGCCGATAGCCCAGGAGTTTGGCCTCTCTTCGCGGGTGGATTTGTGGGTGCTGGAGCATACGCTGCGCTTCCTCGCCGCGCATCGCGAACGGCTGCCCGGCCAGCGCTTTGCCATTAATCTGGCCCCTTCAACGGTGTGTCGGGTGCAGTTCCCGCTTGAGGTGAGTCGCCTGCTGGCGAAATATGCCATTGAGCCGTGGCAGCTGATCTTTGAAGTGACGGAGTGCAGCACCTTCTGCAACGCGGAGCAGGGGCTCCACATCCTTCGGCAGCTGCAGAAAATGGGGGTACGCATTGCGATCGATGATTTTGGTACCGGCTATGCGAGCTATGCGCGGCTGAAAAGCGTGGATGCGGACATTCTCAAAATCGACGGCGATTTCATCCGCAATATCGTCAACAACAGTCTGGATTACCAGATTGTGGCCTCTATCTGTCATCTGGCTCGCATGAAGAAGATGCTGGTGGTGGCGGAATATGTCGAGACCGAAGAGATACGTAGCGCGGTGCACGCGCTAGGCATTGATTATGTGCAGGGCTATCTGATTGGCAGACCGGCACCGCTTGAGTCACTGCTGGAAGCAGAGGCGTCCACGGCGGACGCCTGA
- a CDS encoding YfgG family protein, whose protein sequence is MRKRHRFNTRMTRIILLISFLFFFGRFVYSSIGAWYHHQDKIQSQQSSLNVDAADR, encoded by the coding sequence ATGCGCAAACGACACCGTTTTAACACCCGGATGACCCGCATTATACTGCTCATCAGCTTTCTGTTTTTCTTTGGCCGCTTCGTTTACTCTTCCATCGGCGCCTGGTATCACCATCAGGACAAAATCCAGTCGCAGCAGTCCAGCCTGAACGTCGACGCCGCTGACCGCTAG
- a CDS encoding LysR family transcriptional regulator — MTTLNLGYLATFRLVIQRGSFSAAADLLGISQPAVSLQIRQLEQFLQTRLVERTGRGIKATAAGESLLVHGERIQQVVDETLRSVSAFSHDVSGTITLGTGATACIHLLPPLLEQLRRDYPLLRVGVTTGNTLDIVRAIEENRLDMGLLTLPVSGRALDVMPVMDEEFVFIASREQQDAFRELTPEALHAQPLIAFESGSGTRALIDGWFAANGLAIAPVMQLGSIEAIKRMVRVGLGYSIVPRMAVEHDADREGLCVMSLTPVLQRQLAIVMRQDKILSKGIAGIIRLVQNPSQG, encoded by the coding sequence ATGACGACGCTTAACCTTGGCTATCTCGCGACGTTCCGTCTGGTGATCCAGCGCGGCAGCTTTTCGGCGGCGGCGGATCTGCTGGGCATTTCCCAGCCCGCCGTTAGTCTGCAAATACGTCAGCTGGAGCAGTTTCTGCAAACGCGGCTGGTGGAGCGTACCGGGCGGGGCATTAAGGCCACAGCGGCCGGAGAGTCACTGCTGGTGCACGGAGAGCGCATTCAGCAGGTTGTGGACGAAACCCTGCGGTCCGTGAGCGCGTTCAGCCACGATGTCAGCGGGACCATTACCCTTGGCACGGGGGCGACGGCCTGTATCCATCTTCTGCCGCCCCTGCTGGAGCAGCTGCGCCGCGACTATCCGCTCCTGCGGGTGGGCGTAACAACGGGCAACACCCTCGACATCGTCAGGGCCATCGAAGAGAACCGTCTCGATATGGGGCTGTTGACGCTGCCGGTCAGCGGCAGAGCGCTGGACGTTATGCCGGTGATGGACGAGGAGTTTGTTTTTATCGCGTCGCGGGAACAGCAGGATGCTTTCAGGGAGTTAACCCCGGAGGCGCTCCATGCTCAGCCGCTGATCGCCTTTGAGTCTGGCAGCGGTACCCGGGCGCTCATTGATGGCTGGTTTGCGGCCAATGGGTTAGCGATCGCGCCGGTGATGCAGCTTGGCAGCATTGAGGCGATTAAGCGTATGGTTCGAGTGGGGCTCGGCTACAGTATCGTTCCGCGAATGGCGGTTGAGCATGATGCTGACCGTGAAGGGCTCTGCGTCATGTCGCTCACGCCCGTGCTGCAGCGACAGCTCGCCATCGTGATGCGGCAGGACAAGATCCTCAGCAAAGGGATCGCGGGGATTATTCGGCTGGTGCAAAACCCATCGCAGGGCTAG
- a CDS encoding MFS transporter, with protein METPALPRRLALTAGCNQLINWGISFYLPGTFARAISADRGWSASQIYLGLTLAMLVMAAVSPFVARLLARFGGQKVVMVGTLLIAASCAGMAYTRTLSGWYGAWLLCGIGMRLSLYDALFAALVNLYGQQARGTISRITLMGGLASAVFWPLGDGLLHIMSWQDALRIYALLGLLSAVLIRTLPRQRLTENTKAIAPPLRNERRNAWLYAAFIALITFVSNGTSTHLPEFIAHFGLPVAIGMLWGIGQTGARSLEVLAGGRLTPFKLTLFTALAMPLCFLVGISSTLFVWCAAGFVLGYGAINGLVTIVKATLPLELFSTESYARRTGMLLIPGQLMAAAAPFAYAWLNKTLGIAGAMGVSTGLTLVIARLSIAIVRHPGRQTVSHCIPRDALTNGYKTPPPANISDT; from the coding sequence ATGGAAACACCTGCCCTGCCTCGTCGCCTTGCCCTTACTGCCGGATGTAATCAGCTTATCAACTGGGGGATCTCGTTTTATCTGCCCGGCACCTTTGCGCGGGCCATTTCAGCCGACCGGGGATGGTCAGCGTCGCAGATTTACCTCGGCCTGACGCTGGCGATGCTGGTGATGGCGGCGGTCTCCCCTTTTGTCGCCCGCCTGCTGGCACGCTTTGGCGGGCAGAAAGTGGTGATGGTCGGAACGCTGCTGATCGCCGCAAGCTGCGCCGGTATGGCGTATACCCGGACGCTGTCTGGCTGGTACGGCGCCTGGCTACTGTGCGGCATCGGGATGCGTCTGTCGCTGTATGACGCACTGTTCGCCGCGCTGGTTAATCTATATGGTCAGCAGGCACGCGGGACGATCTCACGTATTACGCTGATGGGCGGGCTGGCGTCTGCCGTCTTCTGGCCGCTGGGCGATGGCCTGCTTCACATCATGAGCTGGCAGGACGCGTTACGCATTTATGCCCTGCTTGGCCTGCTGAGCGCAGTGCTGATCCGCACGCTTCCCCGGCAGCGGCTGACGGAAAACACAAAGGCCATCGCGCCGCCCCTGCGCAACGAGCGGCGTAACGCCTGGCTTTATGCGGCCTTCATCGCCCTTATCACCTTTGTCTCTAACGGCACCTCCACCCATCTGCCGGAGTTTATTGCCCACTTTGGCCTTCCGGTCGCCATCGGCATGCTGTGGGGGATCGGCCAGACGGGCGCGCGCTCGCTGGAGGTGCTGGCAGGCGGCCGCTTAACCCCCTTCAAACTCACGCTCTTCACCGCCCTCGCCATGCCGCTGTGTTTTCTTGTGGGAATAAGCAGCACCCTGTTTGTCTGGTGCGCGGCCGGGTTTGTGCTGGGCTACGGTGCCATCAACGGGCTGGTCACCATAGTAAAAGCCACGCTGCCACTGGAGCTGTTTAGCACGGAAAGCTATGCCCGCCGCACGGGTATGCTGCTTATCCCGGGCCAGCTGATGGCCGCAGCCGCACCGTTTGCCTATGCGTGGCTGAACAAAACGCTGGGGATCGCGGGTGCAATGGGAGTGTCGACGGGGTTAACGCTGGTGATTGCCAGGCTGTCGATAGCGATCGTGCGCCATCCCGGTAGGCAAACTGTATCGCACTGTATCCCGCGCGACGCGCTGACAAACGGGTACAAAACGCCCCCTCCGGCAAATATCTCCGATACATAA
- a CDS encoding DUF6130 family protein: protein MIRRYAILPLFVLASVTHAQATPLDNLSAADVNGPAAVAPLAQPQPPAKLIVDPPLAGPLSKGAVFIQYRAENLRIEPVFGPEALKVTPRIGHIHVVVDGAPWHWADASGEPVILVGLPAGKHKVTIILADPTHKPLDHKTIEFTVPPHAAIHHF, encoded by the coding sequence ATGATTCGTCGTTACGCAATTTTACCCCTGTTCGTCCTGGCCTCTGTAACACATGCCCAGGCCACGCCGCTGGACAACCTGAGCGCCGCGGACGTTAACGGCCCCGCCGCCGTTGCCCCGCTGGCGCAGCCGCAACCGCCTGCAAAACTGATCGTCGATCCGCCGCTTGCCGGGCCACTGAGCAAAGGCGCGGTGTTTATCCAGTACCGGGCCGAAAACCTGCGCATCGAGCCGGTATTCGGCCCCGAGGCGCTCAAGGTGACCCCGCGCATCGGGCACATTCACGTGGTGGTGGACGGCGCGCCGTGGCACTGGGCTGACGCCAGCGGCGAGCCGGTGATCCTTGTGGGGCTGCCCGCCGGCAAGCACAAGGTAACGATCATCCTGGCTGACCCGACGCACAAGCCGCTCGACCACAAAACCATTGAATTCACCGTCCCGCCCCACGCGGCGATCCACCATTTTTAA